The Triticum dicoccoides isolate Atlit2015 ecotype Zavitan chromosome 6A, WEW_v2.0, whole genome shotgun sequence genome has a window encoding:
- the LOC119314215 gene encoding EPIDERMAL PATTERNING FACTOR-like protein 1 has protein sequence MAMSSSPLRAFLAAMLLSFLLGAVTTFSRTTPPMLSAFQNLAEDKSRLGSTPPSCHNRCNTCNPCKPVQVTTTLPAGSGGPSTASRGSSSAAADEAAATVQYSNYKPLGWKCRCAGRLYNP, from the exons ATGGCCATGAGCTCATCTCCTCTTCGGGCGTTCCTGGCGGCCATGCTCCTCAGCTTCCTCCTCGGAGCTGTGACGACATTCAGCCGCACCACGCCGCCGATGCTCTCCGCTTTTCAG AACCTGGCGGAGGACAAGTCGCGGCTGGGGTCGACGCCGCCGAGCTGCCACAACCGGTGCAACACGTGCAACCCCTGCAAGCCTGTGCAGGTGACCACGACGCTCCCGGCGGGGTCTGGCGGCCCGTCCACGGCGTCCCgcggctcctcctccgccgccgccgacgaggccgCGGCAACCGTGCAGTACTCCAACTACAAGCCGCTGGGGTGGAAGTGCCGCTGCGCCGGCCGCCTCTACAACCCCTAG